DNA from Papio anubis isolate 15944 chromosome 1, Panubis1.0, whole genome shotgun sequence:
tagatctacttttagttttttgaaaaatctccatactgttttctatagtggttatactaatttacattcccaccagctgtggataagcattcccttttcaccacatccatgccaacatctattttttttttgactttgtaataaaGGTCATGCTGGCTGGGGTAGGGTAgaatctcactgtggttttaatttgcatttccctgattattggtgatgttgaacatttaaaacaaatttgtttgttggtcatttgtatatcttattttgagaaatgtctattcatgtcatttgcccactttttgataggattatttgttttttcttgctgatttgcttgagttccttgtagattctggatattagtcccttgtcagatacataatttgcaaaatatttctttttgaatcTTCTTACAAAGACAAGTGAATCATTCACACATCCTCTTCCAATGTTCTCCAGATGACTTTGAGTTTTCTTAAACAGTCTtataagttattttcatttttgtttataatttgttttgtgtttttgacattttgaaagttaaggaattttatttattttcatttttattttttgagatggaatctcactcactttgtctcccgggctggagtgcagcagtgtgatcttgactcactgcaaccgtccacctcctaggttcaagcaattctcctgtctcagcctcctgagtatctgtgactacaggtgtgcacaaccacacttggctaatctttgtatttttattagagatggggtttcaccatgttggccaggctggtcttgagctcctgacctcaagtgatccacctgcctcagcctcccaaagtgctgggattaaagacatgagccacagcacccagccgaAATGTTAAGGAGTTTTAATAGATTTATCTAAGGGTTCCTtcaaacaaattttatatttataagaatACCGCAATGCATCTTTAActcttattaattatatatattcttttgagtatatcTATTTTTCTTCACTAGTAAGGACTGTTAGCCAACTTGGTTAAATAatgcctaaataaataaaaaattttaaaaataatttttagtttttggcagTTCAGTCATTGAATAAACTTGTATGAGATGATTTGAATTTATATCATGTATTTTGGTTCCTTAaatatgtcttttcattttcctccagTTAGTACCAATGTGACACATGTCAGAAATGATTTTCTACCTCTTTCATACCAACCATacccatttaaaaagttttaaagtctttgttttaATTAGTTTTATCTAAAAAGGCTTCCTCATCTGATTGTGCTTACAACCAAATCTCAGTAAGGTATTTCATATGCAGATTACTTGTTGACAGTTGAAAATCATGGAGATATTGTTCACTCTGTTTTGAGAGAAGTTTATTTTTAGTGGTAGGTCATTGTGGATTTTTTGATATGCATGTAAATATGCACTTTGATCGGCTTTAATAATCAGTCCCCAGACAACTCCAAAGTTGAAaccattcataatttttaaagatgagcCTTGAACTGAAATGAAGAAACATGGATTGATGTTCCAAGTCAGCAGCACATTAGGGATGAAAAATGAACAGTTTGGGAAAGTTAGTCTCCATGATCCTCTCAGCTCGTGTATTCTGTATTAATTGTTTTGGATGTACCCGTTCCATTCCTGTCTTAGGTGCAGATCCCCCTGGAGGGATGGGATTGGCCAATGAGAGTTCCCTAATGGATTTCATCCTTTTAGGCTTCTCAGACCACCCTCGTCTGGAGgctgttttctttgtatttgtccttttcttctaCCTCCTGACCCTTGTGGGAAACTTCACCATAATTATCATCTCATGTCTGGATCCCCTTCTTCACACCCCGATGTACTTCTTTCTCAGCAACCTCTCTTTACTGGACATCTGCTTCACTACTAGCCTTGCTCCTCAGATCTTAGTTAACCTGCGAGGACCAAAGACCATCACTTATGGTGGTTGTGTGGCACAGCTTTATATTTCTCTGGCACTGGGCTCCACTGAATGTATCCTCTTGGCTGTCATGGCCTTGGATCGGTACGTTGCTGTCTGCAAACCCCTCCACTATGTAGTCATCATGAACCCACGGCTATGCCAACAGCTGGCATCTATCTCCTGGCTCAGTGGTTTGGCCAATTCTCTGATCCATGCAACTTTTACCTTGCAATTGCCTCTCTGTGGCAACCATAGGCTGGATCATTTTATTTGCGAAGTACCAGCTCTCCTCAAGTTGGCTTGTGTGGACGCCACTGTCAATGAATTGGTGCTTTTTGTTGTTAGTGTTCTGTTTCTTGTCATTCCACCAGCACTCATCCTTATCTCCTATGGCTTCATAACTCAAGCCGTGCTGAGGATCAAATCAGTAGAGGCAAGGCACAAAGCTTTCAGCACCTGCTCCTCCCACCTTACAGTGATGATTGTTTTCTATGGCACCATAATCTACATGTACCTGCAACCCAGTGAAAGCTATGCCCAGGACCAAGGGAAGTTTATCTCCCTCTTCTACACCATGGTGACTCCCACTTTAAATCCTATCATCTATACTTTAAGGAACAAGGATGTGAAAGAGGCTCTGAGGAAACTTCTCTCGGGAAAATTGTGATTCCTATGGACATGATATGCAAGGAATTCATTGTAAGACATGTAGCTATTCAACTTCTACTTAGTCAAACCCATAGTTCTAAATTTCACATGAGCTATATTACtattcacttattttcttttcataagggactttttccttttctatgtgtaactaagtaaaatgtttatatgtttatttgggAGCATACACTATTGAAAAGAGAGCTGTGGATGGTTGTAAATTGTGATCCTTACCACAAAGTCTCTATTTTATGTCTGACACTTATTCCCAGGGATTCagaaagataaattattaaatatttaccacTTATTTATCCAGGTTATgaggattttcttcatttttaataaaatgttcagtTTCCTGCCAAACACTTCACATTTACACAGTAATGTCCTTCATTATAGTTTTATGTTGAAAATAAGGAATTCCTGCATGTGCTCATAGTTCAAATTTATTGGTCAGTAGGATattgtattagctattattaaaCAACcattccaaatacattttaagaatttaataaggggcaacaagaacaaaatatgctaaacacattatttttcataACTTAGAGAGTGCATCTCTTTTTGTGTTCTGAGGCCACTTTGTCCTTGTACAGAGCCATGCTCatcttctctgtattatttcaatGTTAGCATATGAGTTGCGGAAGTAAGCACTGAGGTCACTTTATGCATGGTAGGTACAAGacttttgaaagaataaaataatcaaataattttgttCTAAACCTTTTCATACATTTGATCAATGAGAATAATTGGACTTAaaagacattattattttcttttttgaaaaatacagctTCATTgatatataattgatatacatatttaatgtataaaatttgatgagtatgatatatacatataccctTGAAAATATCACCACAAAGTAACACACACAACCATTACATCTAGAAGTTTCCTTGTGCCTCTTATTTGTGCTTGTTATAACACAACATATGATCAACACTTTTAACAAATTTTTCAGTCCACAATACAGCACTGTAAACTATAAGCACTATGCTttacaacagatctctagaacttattcatcttgcataaatGAAACTTTGTACTCATTGAACAAAAACTCCCCATTTTCTTGTCTCTCATCCCCTAGTAACCattattctattctctacttctaagACGgtgactattttaaatattgaatataagTGAAACCACACACTACTTGCCCTTCTGTGACTAgctttttaatttacataatgtcctccagtttcattcatattgttgcaaaggagtcaattcagcaagaggatataacagttgtaaacatatatgcacctgaCACTGAAGACACAGATTATATAAAGCAactattattagagctaaagagagagataggctcCAAtgcaataatagttggagacttcaacaaccaactttcagcattggacagatcttccagacagaaaatcaacaaggaaacattggacttaatctgcactatagaccaaatgtaCCTAAtacacatttacagaacatttcatcccagagctgcagaatacacatgcttttttctcagcacatggatcattctcaagtatagaccatatgttaggtcaaaaacaagtcttaaaacatccaaaaaattgaaataatatcaagcatcttctctgaccacaatggaataaaactagacattaataacaagaggaattttggaaactataaaaacacatggaaattaagtaatatgctcctgaatgaccagtggtcaatgaagaaattaagaaggaaattgaaaagtttcttgaaataaatgataataaaaacacaacataccaaagcctatgggatacagcaaaaccagtactaagaggaaagtttatagctataagtgcctacatcaaaaaagaggaaaaatttcaaataaacaatctaatgatgcattttgagcaactagaaaagcaagagcaaaccaaacccaaaatttgtagaagaaaagaaataagaagatcagagcagaaataaatgaaatcaaaattgAGAAA
Protein-coding regions in this window:
- the LOC101015388 gene encoding olfactory receptor 2G3, whose amino-acid sequence is MGLANESSLMDFILLGFSDHPRLEAVFFVFVLFFYLLTLVGNFTIIIISCLDPLLHTPMYFFLSNLSLLDICFTTSLAPQILVNLRGPKTITYGGCVAQLYISLALGSTECILLAVMALDRYVAVCKPLHYVVIMNPRLCQQLASISWLSGLANSLIHATFTLQLPLCGNHRLDHFICEVPALLKLACVDATVNELVLFVVSVLFLVIPPALILISYGFITQAVLRIKSVEARHKAFSTCSSHLTVMIVFYGTIIYMYLQPSESYAQDQGKFISLFYTMVTPTLNPIIYTLRNKDVKEALRKLLSGKL